A stretch of Cicer arietinum cultivar CDC Frontier isolate Library 1 chromosome 5, Cicar.CDCFrontier_v2.0, whole genome shotgun sequence DNA encodes these proteins:
- the LOC101502364 gene encoding probable polygalacturonase At3g15720 codes for MIIPEGKTFLLQPLSFKGPCNSSNVIIELRGNITAPKDIEAWKFEYESELLWIQFSTISGLVFNGSGGQINGQGAPWWEALKFTECQNLTVFNSTHLNSPKNHISIHSCKNATIYNLQIIAPEDSPNTDGIDISTSTNIQIMNSTIETGDDCIAINVGSSYINITNIFCGPGHGISVGSLGKGENYDAVEEVYVKNCTFTGTSNGARIKTLKGGSGHAWNIKYEDIKLDGVKNPVIIDQNYDPLLSDMIGSAVEVKNVTYNNIKGTSINGYAIQFFCDSNIGCTNIILNDINITKVDGGETHASCNNAHGTYSSCYPPVSCFS; via the exons ATGATTATACCCGAAGGAAAAACATTTTTGTTGCAACCTTTGTCATTCAAAGGTCCTTGCAATTCTTCAAACGTTATAATTGAG CTTAGAGGAAATATCACTGCCCCAAAAGACATTGAGGCTTGGAAATTTGAATATGAAAGTGAACTATTATGGATCCAATTTTCGACAATAAGTGGTCTTGTCTTCAATGGTTCGGGAGGACAAATTAATGGTCAAGGTGCTCCATGGTGGG AGGCTCTTAAATTTACGGAGTGTCAAAATCTCACAGTTTTTAACTCAACTCATTTAAATAGTCCAAAAAATCATATTAGCATACATTCGTGTAAAAATGCTACTATCTATAATCTTCAAATAATTGCACCAGAGGATAGTCCCAACACAGATGGAATTGACATTTCAACATCAACTAATATTCAAATTATGAATTCAACAATCGAAACCG GTGACGATTGTATCGCCATTAACGTTGGCTCAAGCTACATCAacataactaatattttttgtgGACCTGGCCACGGCATAAG TGTTGGTAGCCTTGGAAAAGGTGAAAATTATGATGCAGTGGAGGAGGTATATGTAAAAAATTGCACATTTACTGGAACTTCAAATGGAGCTAGAATCAAGACATTGAAA gGAGGTAGTGGGCATGCGTGGAATATCAAATACGAAGATATTAAACTTGATGGAGTAAAGAATCCTGTAATTATTGATCAAAATTATGACCCTTTATTATCTGATATGATTGGTAGTGCAGTTGAAGTGAAAAATGTTACATACAACAACATAAAAGGAACCTCAATTAATGGATATGCAATCCAATTTTTTTGCGATTCCAACATTGGGTGCACCAACATTATATTAAACGATATAAACATCACAAAGGTTGATGGAGGCGAAACACATGCATCTTGCAATAATGCTCACGGAACGTACTCATCGTGTTATCCACCCGTctcatgtttttcttaa
- the LOC101496001 gene encoding receptor-like kinase TMK4 — protein sequence MTHSKSKPKKTLVSLSRLFLSFSLILHTAIADDGVFMSKLSKSLNPTPSGWSSSTFCNWTGVKCDDSNRVTSINLASKSLSGTLPSDLNSLSQLTSLSLQSNSLSGALPSLADLSMLVTVFLGSNNFTSITDGCFNGLTSLQKLSISQNINLAPWTIPTELNQSSNIVELDLGETNLVGSLPDIFVPLVSLQDLRLSYNNLTGDLPNSFSGSGIQNLWLNNQHDGFGFTGSIDVLSSMTHLTQVWFQKNKFTGPIPDLSNCTNLYDLQLRDNQLTGVVSPSLMSLSSLQNVSLDNNKLQGPFPSFGKGVKVTLDDGINSFCRNTPGPCDPKVTTLLDIAADFGYPIQLASSWKGNDPCQDWSFVVCSGGKIITVNLAKQNLTGTISPAFGNLTDLRNLYLGGNNLSGSIPGSLTGLAQLEVFDVSNNNLSGEVPKFSDKVKFNSAGNVLLGPSGGGGGSGTTPPKDSGGAPSGSPSGKASESSLSAAWIAGIAVIAVFFVAVVLFVFCKCYAKNRRHGKFGRVNNPENGKVDVKIDAMSVSNSNGYAGVASELQSQGSERSDIQVFEGGNVTISIQVLRQVTNNFSEDNILGRGGFGVVYKGELHDGTKIAVKRMESVAVGTKGLNEFQAEIAVLTKVRHRHLVALLGYCINGNERLLVYEYMPQGTLTQHLFDWGENGCAPLTWKQRVAIALDVARGVEYLHSLAQQSFIHRDLKPSNILLGDDMRAKVADFGLVKNAPDGKYSVETRLAGTFGYLAPEYAATGRVTTKVDVYAFGVVLMELITGRRALDDTMPDERSHLVSWFRRVLVNKENIPKAIDQTLNPDEETMESIYKIAELAGHCTAREPYQRPDMGHAVNVLVPLVEQWKPTNHEEEEGYGIDLHMSLPQALQRWQANEGTSTMFNDMSFSQTQSSIPAKPSGFADSFDSMDCR from the exons ATGACTCACTCAAAATCAAAACCCAAAAAAACCCTAGTTTCTCTCTCTAgactctttctttctttctctctcatcCTACACACCGCCATTGCCGACGATGGCGTCTTCATGTCGAAGCTATCAAAATCCCTTAACCCAACTCCTTCAGGGTGGTCGTCGAGCACCTTCTGCAACTGGACCGGTGTCAAATGTGACGACTCAAACCGCGTCACATCGATCAACTTAGCTTCCAAGTCACTCAGTGGAACACTACCTTCCGATCTAAACTCGCTCTCTCAACTCACTTCCCTTTCTCTACAATCCAACTCGCTCTCCGGCGCGTTACCTTCACTCGCTGATCTCTCCATGCTTGTAACGGTTTTCCTCGGAAGCAATAACTTCACTTCGATAACCGATGGTTGCTTTAACGGACTCACGAGTCTCCAGAAACTCTCCATTTCCCAAAATATCAACCTCGCACCGTGGACGATTCCAACTGAGTTGAATCAGTCTTCGAACATTGTTGAACTCGACCTCGGTGAAACGAACCTCGTTGGTTCCTTGCCGGATATATTCGTTCCCTTGGTTAGTTTGCAGGATCTTCGTCTTTCTTATAATAACCTCACCGGAGATTTACCTAACTCGTTTTCCGGATCCGGGATTCAGAATTTGTGGCTCAACAATCAGCATGATGGGTTTGGTTTTACTGGTTCAATCGACGTGCTTTCTTCGATGACTCACTTGACTCAAGTGTGGTTTCAGAAGAACAAGTTCACCGGTCCAATTCCTGATTTGTCAAATTGTACTAATTTGTATGATCTTCAGCTTCGTGATAATCAATTAACTGGTGTTGTTTCACCTTCTTTGATGAGTTTATCTAGTTTGCAGAATGTTTCGTTGGATAACAATAAGTTGCAGGGTCCTTTTCCTTCTTTTGGGAAAGGTGTAAAGGTTACTCTTGATGATGGGATCAATAGCTTTTGTAGAAATACGCCTGGACCTTGTGATCCTAAGGTTACTACTTTGCTTGATATTGCTGCTGATTTTGGGTATCCGATTCAGTTGGCTAGTTCTTGGAAAGGGAATGATCCTTGTCAAGATTGGAGCTTCGTTGTTTGTTCAGGAGGGAAGATTATTACAGTTAATTTAGCTAAGCAGAATTTGACTGGAACTATTTCACCTGCATTTGGGAATTTAACTGATTTGAGGAATTTGTATCTAGGTGGTAATAATTTGTCGGGTTCTATACCGGGGAGTTTGACTGGTTTGGCACAACTTGAGGTTTTTGATGTGTCTAACAATAATCTATCCGGAGAGGTTCCTAAGTTCTCAGATAAAGTTAAGTTCAATTCTGCCGGTAATGTTTTGCTTGGGCCTTCTGGAGGTGGTGGAGGAAGTGGAACTACTCCACCAAAGGATTCTGGTGGTGCGCCGAGTGGAAGTCCTTCAGGAAAGGCAAGTGAATCTTCACTTTCGGCTGCTTGGATTGCAGGTATAGCTGTTATTGCTGTGTTTTTTGTTGCAGTGGTGTTGTTTGTGTTTTGTAAATGTTATGCTAAGAATAGGCGGCATGGGAAATTCGGAAGGGTTAATAATCCCGAAAATGGAAAAGTTGATGTTAAAATTGATGCTATGAGTGTTTCCAATTCTAATGGATATGCTGGAGTTGCGAGCGAGTTACAGAGTCAGGGAAGTGAGCGAAGTGACATTCAGGTTTTTGAGGGTGGAAATGTTACTATTTCAATCCAAGTTCTTAGGCAAGTAACCAATAATTTCAGTGAAGATAACATTTTGGGTAGGGGAGGATTTGGAGTTGTTTATAAAGGGGAATTGCATGATGGAACTAAGATTGCTGTGAAGAGGATGGAATCTGTTGCAGTGGGAACTAAGGGATTGAATGAGTTCCAAGCAGAGATTGCAGTTCTAACTAAAGTTAGGCATAGGCATTTGGTTGCTCTTTTAGGATACTGCATAAATGGAAATGAAAGGCTTTTGGTGTATGAGTATATGCCTCAAGGAACATTGACACAACATCTGTTTGATTGGGGTGAAAATGGATGTGCTCCTTTGACTTGGAAACAAAGGGTAGCAATAGCTTTGGATGTAGCGCGGGGAGTGGAATACTTGCACAGCTTAGCTCAGCAAAGCTTCATTCACAGGGACTTAAAACCCTCTAACATACTATTGGGTGATGACATGAGAGCAAAGGTTGCCGATTTCGGGTTGGTTAAAAATGCTCCGGATGGGAAATATTCGGTTGAGACAAGGTTGGCTGGAACATTTGGATATTTAGCACCTGAATATGCAG CCACTGGAAGAGTGACGACCAAAGTAGATGTTTACGCGTTCGGAGTAGTTCTGATGGAACTGATTACTGGTAGAAGGGCCTTGGATGATACTATGCCCGACGAAAGATCTCATTTGGTTTCGTGGTTCCGTAGGGTACTAGTCAACAAGGAGAACATCCCTAAGGCAATTGATCAAACACTCAACCCCGACGAGGAAACCATGGAGAGCATATATAAAATTGCTGAGCTGGCCGGCCATTGCACTGCTCGTGAACCATACCAGAGGCCAGATATGGGACATGCAGTGAATGTCCTGGTTCCTCTGGTGGAGCAATGGAAACCTACCAAccatgaagaagaagaaggttaTGGTATTGACCTTCACATGAGCCTTCCTCAAGCTCTACAAAGATGGCAAGCCAATGAAGGCACTTCAACAATGTTTAATGACATGTCTTTCTCACAAACCCAATCAAGCATTCCTGCAAAACCTTCAGGATTTGCAGACTCCTTTGATTCAATGGATTGCCGGtaa
- the UGT75L8 gene encoding phloretin 4'-O-glucosyltransferase has product MSHNHNFLIVTYPLQGHINPALQFAKRLVTMGAHVTFTTTIYLHRRLINKPTIPNLSFAAFSDGYDDGYNSNAIVDLSTYMLELSSRGSEFLRNIILSAKHGNHPFTCLAYTLLLPWAANVARELQLPYALLWIQAATVFDIYYYYLHEHGDYITNKSKDATCNIELPGLSFSLKSRDLPSFLQASNIYTFILSSMKEQFRILDEETNPIVLVNTVDEFELESVRAIDDKIKMIPIGPLIPSAYLDGKDLTDTSFGGDVIRVDSEDYIEWLDSKDESSVVYVSFGSFSVLPKKQMEEFARALLDSGLNFLWVIREKKVDEKKEDDELSCKEELEKNVNGKIVKWCSQVEVLSHSSVGCFVTHCGWNSTTESLVSGVPMVAFPQWTDQSTNAKLIEDVWKCGVRMDNNRDEEGIVKADEIRRCLELVIGGGEKGEELKRNAEKWKSLGREAVKEGGSSDKNLKSFLHHIGSI; this is encoded by the coding sequence ATGTCGCACAACCACAACTTCCTCATCGTCACATACCCTTTACAAGGTCATATTAACCCTGCTCTCCAATTCGCCAAGCGACTCGTCACTATGGGCGCACACGTCACCTTCACCACCACTATCTACTTACACCGTCGCCTTATCAACAAACCAACCATTCCCAACCTCTCCTTCGCCGCCTTCTCCGACGGCTACGACGACGGTTACAATTCCAACGCCATCGTCGACCTCTCTACCTACATGTTGGAGCTAAGTAGCCGCGGCTCAGAATTTCTCAGAAATATCATACTCTCCGCAAAACATGGAAATCACCCATTCACTTGTTTGGCTTACACGCTCCTCCTTCCTTGGGCTGCCAACGTAGCGCGTGAGCTtcaactcccatatgcgctacTCTGGATTCAAGCTGCAACGGTTTTTGATATTTACTATTACTACTTGCACGAACACGGTGACTACATCACAAACAAATCAAAAGACGCCACGTGTAACATAGAATTACCGGGATTGTCATTCTCGCTTAAAAGCCGTGACCTTCCGTCTTTTTTACAGGCTTCAAACATTTACACTTTTATCCTTTCATCTATGAAAGAGCAATTTCGAATACTGGACGAAGAAACTAACCCGATAGTACTTGTGAACACCGTTGATGAATTTGAACTTGAATCAGTTAGAGCCATTGATGATAAGATTAAAATGATACCAATCGGACCGTTGATTCCATCTGCTTATTTGGACGGTAAAGATCTTACTGATACTTCGTTTGGTGGTGACGTCATCCGTGTAGACTCAGAGGATTACATTGAATGGCTGGATTCGAAAGATGAATCGTCTGTCGTTTATGTTTCATTTGGTTCTTTTTCTGTTTTGCCTAAGAAACAAATGGAGGAATTCGCGCGTGCGTTGTTGGATTCTGGATTGAATTTCTTATGGGTAATTAGAGAGAAAAAAGTAGACGAAAAAAAAGAGGATGATGAGTTGAGTTGTAAAGAGGAACTTGAAAAGAATGTTAACGGGAAGATAGTGAAATGGTGTTCGCAAGTGGAGGTTCTGTCGCATTCTTCAGTGGGATGTTTTGTGACACACTGCGGATGGAATTCGACGACGGAGAGTTTGGTATCGGGAGTTCCTATGGTGGCGTTTCCTCAGTGGACGGATCAAAGTACAAATGCGAAACTAATTGAAGATGTGTGGAAGTGTGGGGTGAGGATGGATAATAATCGTGACGAGGAAGGGATAGTGAAAGCTGATGAAATCAGGAGGTGTTTGGAATTGGTGATCGGAGGTGGAGAAAAAGGAGAGGAACTGAAAAGGAATGCTGAGAAATGGAAGAGTTTGGGTAGGGAGGCTGTGAAGGAAGGAGGGTCTTCAGATAAGAATCTTAAGAGTTTTCTTCATCATATTGGATCTATTTAG